A window from Melitaea cinxia chromosome 5, ilMelCinx1.1, whole genome shotgun sequence encodes these proteins:
- the LOC123654025 gene encoding protein sidekick isoform X3 yields the protein MQPPRFTMQPSSSNSIVREGTTKILQCSAIGIPQPMYRWLKNGEPLGDYSSELFYKIHNTQRQDAGAYQCIARNDVGAIFSEKNNIVVAFMGVFENALEEVITVESGNAAILDFPHIESEPPPSVIWQDENGVNGVLRYDQKYAITDKHQLVILCASKDDQRAYRARAINTQLGKVENSPYIRLKVNGDDDKEIAPEIIIKPRDTKIIKGQEYTNIYCIANARPLHELETLWFKDGILIDLAGITYDLNDQWNRTLSLISANLNHTGRYTCQARLKSGGFATVTASASVTVFEKPVMVTSLKSETFGEFGSTIVLECNVQGIPMPGITWYKDAKKIASVGADTEESDNADVDDGGGRYRVEVDRSLVISNLKMEDMGIYQCIASNDAGESSIYTWLKIKTSPPIMQTAPANLTVLDGKDATIACRAVGAPTPNVTWYFNDSLIINLSGRLQALEEGDLLITSTTTADSGKYTCIRANDAGNVSGEAYLTILVRTQIIAPPVDTKVLLGHTATLQCKVSSDPNVKYNIDWFHNKQPMTAGSRVWVAGDGALQVQAVRAGDAGEYACVVTSPGGNHTRRALLSVIELPFAPTNVRAERLDATPQRAVNVSWTPGFDGNSPIQKYIVQRRVVPEFGPTPDPLLNWVTEPMNVSANQRWVLLTSLKAATSYQFRVSAVNTVGEGPPSEPTEVLTLPQEAPSGPPVGFMGSARSSSEIITQWQPPLEEHRNGHILGYVIRYRLKGYDNSPWTYQNITNEAQRNYLIQDLITWKDYNVQIAAYNDKGVGMFSDSYTIKTKEGVPEAAPDSVRCEAFNSTAIQVWWTPPNPQKINGINQGYKIQAWRWDEATNDSVEQKLVSVPPNLLDPLTEQTAAIDGLEKFTEYNISVLCFTEPGDGPRSDFVLIRTKEDTPDEIVNLQFDDVSDRAVRVSWSPPKKSNGVLIGYKLKYQIKDNPESLKEEILPPNDTSIRVEHLQASTQYQFWVSALTGVGEGAARSAAIQSGVEPVLPTAPRGLALSNIAAHSVLLQFTPGFDGNSSVSLWTVQAQTARNSSWVTIYEVSAPDAQSILVTGLVPFTTYRLRLIATNVVGSSPPSEPCKEFQTIQAPPQHPPRNVTVRAVSANNLRVRWIPLQQSEWYGNPKGYNITYKRSGSNDTLYSIIEDHTANSHILSNLEEWSIYEITMTAINEVGTSVASPTATERTREAVPSSGPVGVSAKATSSTTVVVVWGDILPQDQNGLIEGYKVCYAAVVPPPRPEQKKVECHPILSNQTHTVTLTELRKYVVYQIQVLGYTRLGDGALSDPPVTVRTFEDTPGPPSNVSFPDVSFTTARIIWDVPEDPNGEILAYKVTYHLNSSTQHMFSKEFLPSDRTFRATELQAEQYYAFALTAQTRLGWGATLRALVLTTANRAAPAPPARPLVARSLLQPHQITFSWAPGDDGYAPLRYYTIQQKEEGGTWQTLPERVDPFATSYTVEGLKPYTAYQFRIRATNDIGPSRYSNATETVRTLPAAPSKAVEGLRVVPITPSSVRVQWAPLGEAHWSGDARTGGYAVSYQPLTDFPASLQTTMKQEVPGIKSSEVVLTELALDRNYEISVCAVNSQGAGPGGAPAVVWVGEAVPTAPPQAVRARALSPTEVALSWGPPLLAQQNGDLLGYKIFYLMTESPEEPEPGRKAEEEIEVVPATSTSHSLVFLDKFTQYRIQVLAFNPAGDGPRSEAILVRTHQGLPSAPRNITFSEITMNSLVVAWDPPHRRNGLIHSYLVTYETIEQDERFSKQVKQKVSERRLAVGALEEEVQYRFSVRALTVGAGAAAEARARTGPQPGSPAPPAALRLRAEPAALLLRWSNAASGKGPLLGYYFEARKKDDTRWETITRTSNGILEEFTISYQSLLPSTAYSFRVIAYNMYGISNPAYSDKVIVTPSKLYLEYGYLQYRPFYRRTWFMVALAAASIVIIIMVIAILCVKSKSYKYKKEAQRTLEESLGGETDERGSLALDLYRSRQNSASGGAAGGAGAGGTLRRKPPALAKSPPRPLPASVKYHSDEESLRGYDENPDDSSLTEKPSEMSSSDSQNSESENESVRSEPHSFVNHYANVNDTLRESWKRQRPVRNYSSYTDSEPEGSAVVSLNGGQIVMNNMARSRAPLPGFSSFV from the exons ATGCAACCGCCTCGGTTTACAATGCAACCCTCTTCGTCAAATAGCATAGTTAGAGAAGGAACAACAAAGATTTTACAATGCTCCGCGATAG gaaTACCGCAACCCATGTATAGATGGTTAAAAAACGGTGAACCGTTAGGGGATTACTCTtcagaattattttataaaattcacaaTACACAACGGCAAGACGCGGGCGCATACCAGTGTATCGCAAGGAATGATGTAGGAGCAATTTTTAGTGAAAAGAATAACATAGTTGTTGCAT tCATGGGAGTTTTTGAAAACGCTTTAGAAGAAGTTATAACTGTTGAATCCGGTAATGCGGCGATTCTCGATTTTCCACACATAGAGTCCGAACCGCCGCCATCCGTTATTTGGCAGGACGAAAATGGTGTAAACGGTGTCCTGCGGTACGATCAAAAGTATGCTATCACCGATAAACACCAACTAGTAATATTATGCGCGTCTAAAGACGATCAGCGAGCCTATAG AGCGCGAGCAATAAACACCCAGTTAGGAAAGGTAGAAAACAGTCCGTACATTAGGTTAAAAGTGAACGGAGACGATGACAAAGAAATAGCACCcgaaattattattaagccGCGAGATACGAAGATAATAAAAGGCCAagaatacacaaatatttactgCATCGCCAACGCGAGACCGCTGCACGAGCTCGAAACTTTATGGTTTAAAGACGGGATATTGATCGATTTAGCGGGAATTACTTACGACCTAAATGATCAATGGAACCGCACGCTGAGTCTCATATCGGCCAATTTAAACCACACCGGCCGGTATACGTGTCAAGCGAGATTAAAGTCTGGCGGATTCGCTACAGTTACAGCCTCTGCGTCCGTTACGGTGTTCGAAAAACCGGTGATGGTGACCAGTTTAAAATCGGAAACTTTTGGCGAGTTCGGCAGTACTATTGTCTTAGAGTGCAACGTGCAAGGTATACCCATGCCCGGTATCACGTGGTACAAGGACGCGAAGAAAATTGCGAGTGTCGGAGCTGATACCGAGGAGTCCGATAATGCGGACGTCGACGATGGAGGAGGTAGATATAGGGTGGAAGTCGACAGATCGCTCGTTATCAGTAATCTCAAGATGGAAGATATGGGAATATATCAGTGCATAGCTAGTAACGACGCTGGGGAGTCCTCGATCTACACGTGGTTAAAGATAAAAA CGTCTCCGCCCATTATGCAGACTGCACCGGCCAACCTCACCGTGCTTGACGGGAAGGATGCCACCATCGCCTGCCGGGCAGTCGGCGCGCCCACACCCAACGTCACGTGGTACTTCAACG atTCTCTTATAATAAACCTGTCCGGAAGATTACAAGCTTTAGAGGAAGGAGACTTGTTAATTACCAGCACGACAACAGCAGATAGTGGAAAATACACTTGCATACGTGCAAACGACGCGGGCAATGTTTCGGGCGAAGCGTATCTTACAATACTCG TAAGGACTCAAATAATCGCTCCTCCCGTCGACACCAAAGTTCTACTAGGTCACACGGCGACGCTTCAGTGCAAAGTTTCCAGCGACCCGAACGTCAAATACAACATCGACTGGTTTCATAACAAACA GCCCATGACGGCGGGGTCGCGCGTGTGGGTGGCGGGCGACGGCGCGCTGCAGGTGCAGGCGGTGCGCGCGGGCGACGCGGGCGAGTACGCGTGCGTGGTGACGTCGCCGGGCGGCAACCACACGCGGCGCGCGCTGCTGTCCGTCATCGAGCTGCCCTTCGCGCCCACCAACGTGCGCGCCGAGCGCCTGGACGCCACGCCGCAGCGCGCCGTCAACGTGTCCTGGACGCCCGGCTTCGACGGCAACTCGCCCATCCAGAAGTACATAGTGCAGCGTCGCGTCGTGCCCGAATTTG GACCCACCCCAGACCCATTGTTGAATTGGGTAACAGAACCGATGAATGTATCTGCTAATCAGCGATGGGTGCTCCTAACAAGCTTGAAGGCGGCAACTTCCTACCAATTTCGAGTTTCTGCAGTAAATACAGTAGGAGAAGGCCCGCCTTCCGAACCGACGGAAGTCTTGACTCTACCTCAAGAAg cgCCATCTGGACCTCCTGTAGGGTTTATGGGGTCGGCGCGATCCTCTTCGGAGATAATAACCCAATGGCAGCCGCCGTTAGAGGAACATAGAAATGGTCACATTTTGGGTTACGTGATCAGGTATCGCTTGAAAGGCTACGACAACAGCCCGTGGACGTATCAGAACATTACCAATGAAGCGCAACGGAACTATCTCATTCAAGACTTGATAACATGGAAAGATTACAACGTGCAAATAGCCGCTTACAATGATAAGGGTGTCGGTATGTTCTCGGACAGTTACACAATCAAGACGAAAGAAGGAGTGCCCGAAGCGGCGCCGGACAGTGTCCGCTGCGAGGCTTTTAACTCCACTGCCATACAAGTATGGTGGACGCCACCCAATCCTCAAAAAATAAACGGCATCAATCag GGATATAAAATTCAAGCGTGGCGATGGGACGAAGCTACAAACGATAGTGTGGAACAAAAACTAGTAAGCGTGCCACCAAATCTGCTGGATCCCCTCACCGAACAGACTGCCGCTATTGACGGCCTGGAAAAATTTacagaatataatatatctgtTTTATGTTTTACGGAGCCGGGCGACGGTCCACGAAGTGATTTCGTTTTAATAAGGACAAAAGAAGATA cACCTGATGAAATAGTAAACCTTCAATTCGATGATGTCTCGGATCGTGCGGTCAGAGTCTCCTGGTCGCCGCCGAAGAAGTCGAACGGCGTTCTCATCGGTTACAAGCTTAAATACCAAATAAAGGACAATCCCGAATCGTTAAAAGAAGAAATATTACCACCCAACGACACCAGCATACGCGTGGAGCACTTGCAG GCCAGCACGCAGTACCAGTTCTGGGTGAGCGCGCTGACGGGCGTGGGCGAGGGCGCAGCGCGCTCGGCCGCCATCCAGTCGGGCGTGGAGCCCGTGCTGCCCACGGCGCCGCGCGGCCTGGCGCTGTCCAACATCGCCGCGCACTCCGTGCTGCTGCAGTTCACGCCCGGCTTCGACGGGAACTCTTCCGTCTCGCTCTGGACCGTGCAG GCTCAAACTGCCCGTAACTCATCGTGGGTGACAATTTACGAAGTAAGCGCCCCTGACGCGCAGTCTATCCTCGTCACCGGCCTGGTACCGTTCACTACGTACCGCTTAAGATTAATCGCTACTAACGTCGTTGGTTCGTCCCCGCCTTCAGAGCCCTGCAAAGAATTTCAAACGATCCAAGCTCCTCCGCAACATCCGCCCAGGAACGTGACCGTGCGCGCCGTTAGTGCCAACAACCTTCGCGTTAGATGGATT CCCTTGCAACAAAGCGAATGGTATGGTAATCCGAAAGGTTACAACATAACGTATAAACGCAGCGGCAGTAACGACACCCTTTACAGTATAATCGAGGATCATACGGCTAACTCGCATATTCTCTCAAACTTAGAAGAATGGTCTATATATGAAATTACGATGACCGCTATTAACGAAGTCGGTACTTCCGTTGCTAGCCCAACTGCTACGGAGAGGACCAGAGAAGCAG TTCCATCAAGTGGCCCAGTCGGTGTGTCAGCCAAGGCAACATCATCTACGACAGTAGTTGTTGTATGGGGCGATATTTTACCCCAGGATCAAAATGGTCTTATCGAGGGGTACAAGGTGTGTTACGCTGCGGTGGTACCACCACCTCGGCCAGAGCAGAAGAAAGTAGAGTGCCATCCCATATTGTCGAACCAAACTCACACGGTTACGTTGACAGAACTACGGAAGTACGTCGTATACCAAATTCAAGTATTGGGCTACACGCGACTGGGCGACGGGGCTCTCAGCGATCCTCCCGTCACCGTCAGAACTTTTGAGGACA CACCCGGCCCACCCTCAAACGTATCTTTCCCCGACGTTAGTTTTACTACGGCGCGTATCATTTGGGACGTCCCCGAAGACCCTAATGGCGAGATCTTAGCATACAAAGTGACCTATCATCTCAACAGTTCAACGCAGCACATGTTCTCGAAGGAGTTTCTGCCTTCCGATAGAACGTTCAG GGCCACGGAGCTGCAGGCGGAGCAGTACTACGCGTTCGCGCTGACGGCGCAGACGCGGCTGGGCTGGGGCGCCACGCTGCGCGCGCTGGTGCTCACCACGGCCaaccgcgccgcgcccgcgccgcccgcgcgccCGCTCGTGGCGCGCTCGCTGCTGCAGCCGCACCAGATCACCTTCTCCTGGGCGCCCGGCGACGACGGCTACGCGCCGCTCAG GTACTACACGATCCAGCAGAAGGAGGAGGGGGGGACATGGCAAACGCTTCCAGAACGCGTCGACCCTTTCGCGACTTCCTACACTGTGGAAGGCCTGAAGCCTTACACGGCGTACCAGTTCCGAATCCGTGCCACCAACGACATCGGACCCAGTCGTTACAGTAACGCTACCGAGACCGTCCGCACTTTACCGGCAG CGCCCAGCAAGGCGGTGGAGGGCCTGCGCGTGGTGCCCATCACGCCCAGCAGCGTGCGCGTGCAGTGGGCGCCGCTGGGCGAGGCGCACTGGAGCGGCGACGCGCGCACGGGCGGCTACGCGGTCTCCTACCAGCCGCTCACCGACTTCCCCGCCTCGCTGCAGACCACCATGAAGCAGGAGGTGCCGGGCATCAAG AGCTCGGAGGTCGTGCTGACGGAGCTGGCGCTGGACCGCAACTACGAGATCAGCGTGTGCGCCGTGAACTCGCAGGGCGCGGGCCCGGGCGGCGCGCCGGCCGTGGTGTGGGTGGGCGAGGCCGTGCCCACCGCGCCGCCGCAGGccgtgcgcgcgcgcgcgctgTCGCCCACCGAGGTGGCGCTCTCCTGGGGCCCGCCGCTCCTGGCGCAGCAGAACGGGGACTTGCTGGGCTACAAG ATTTTTTACTTAATGACGGAGTCTCCGGAGGAGCCGGAACCGGGACGAAAGGCAGAGGAAGAGATCGAAGTGGTGCCGGCCACTTCCACCTCGCATTCGCTCGTGTTTCTTGACAAGTTTACACAGTACCGAATTCAG GTGTTAGCGTTTAATCCCGCTGGAGACGGACCGAGGTCTGAGGCGATCCTCGTGCGGACGCACCAGGGACTGCCTTCTGCGCCTCGGAATATTACGTTTTCTGAGATTACTATGAACAGTCTCGTCGTGGCGTGGGACCCTCCTCACCGTCGGAACGGCCTCATACATTCCTACCTCGTCACGTACGAGACTATCGAACAAGATGAAC GGTTCAGCAAGCAGGTGAAGCAGAAGGTGTCGGAGCGGCGGCTGGCGGTGGGCGCGCTGGAGGAGGAGGTGCAGTACCGCTTCAGCGTGCGCGCGCTGACGgtgggcgcgggcgcggcggccgAGGCGCGCGCGCGCACGGGCCCGCAGCCCGGctcgcccgcgccgcccgccgcgctgcgCCTGCGCGCCGagcccgccgcgctgctgctgcgCTGGAGCAACGCCGCCTCCGGCAAGGGCCCGCTGCTCGGCTACTACTTCGAGGCGAGGAAGAAGG ACGACACACGATGGGAGACAATAACTCGAACGAGCAATGGAATATTGGAAGAATTCACTATTTCTTACCAAAGCCTGCTGCCCTCAACAGCTTACTCATTCCGAGTGATAGCATACAATATGTACGGTATCAGCAACCCGGCATATAGTGACAAAGTCATTGTCACACCCTCAAAACTATACTTGGAATATGGGTATCTACAATATCGGCCGTTTTATCGAAGGACCTGGTTTATGGTCGCACTAGCTGCGGCTTCCATCGTCATCATAATTATGGTCATCGCAATACTTTGCGTCAAAAGCAAAAGTTACAAGTACAAAA AGGAGGCGCAGAGGACACTGGAGGAGTCGCTAGGCGGCGAGACGGACGAGCGCGGCTCACTGGCACTGGACCTGTACCGCTCGCGGCAGAACTCGGCCAGCGGAGGGGCGGCGGGTGGGGCGGGGGCGGGCGGCACGTTGCGCCGCAAGCCGCCCGCCCTGGCCAAGTCCCCGCCGCGGCCGTTGCCCGCCTCCGTGAAGTACCATAGCGACGAGGAGAGCCTGCGCGGCTACGACGAAAACCCCGACGACTCGTCGCTCACCGAGAAGCCCTCCGAGATGAGCTCGTCGGACTCCCAG AATTCGGAGAGCGAAAACGAGAGCGTTAGATCGGAGCCGCACTCGTTCGTGAACCACTACGCGAACGTGAACGACACGCTGCGCGAGTCGTGGAAGCGCCAGCGGCCCGTGCGCAACTACTCCAGCTACACGGACTCCGAGCCCGAGGGCAGCGCCGTGGTGAGCCTCAACGGCGGCCAGATCGTCATGAACAACATGGCGCGCTCGCGGGCGCCGCTGCCCGGCTTCTCGTCCTTCGTATGA